In Leishmania major strain Friedlin complete genome, chromosome 34, the following proteins share a genomic window:
- a CDS encoding putative amastin-like surface protein, which produces MAYSIPLVVYVVVQFVALLLVLVGTPVDMFRMPSTGFDTSCITLWGERFTCTSSGYFSYIDETFHNCPQRLTHFRIAQAFAIISIFVYFAAFVMGLVLLYGCTIHRWVCLALNIVGAVTLFIVWAAMVVTYNKGESPRCPPLKEVSYYAAGFVLFLLAWILDILNMIILLLPCTVPATKANEKPESPTAQE; this is translated from the coding sequence ATGGCATACAGTATCCCCCTCGTTGTCTACGTGGTCGTGCAGTTCGTGGCGCTCcttctggtgctggtgggcacGCCGGTGGACATGTTTCGCATGCCGAGTACAGGGTTTGATACATCTTGCATCACCCTGTGGGGGGAGAGGTTCACATGCACCTCGTCAGGATATTTTTCCTACATCGATGAAACGTTCCATAACTGCCCTCAGCGTCTCACCCATTTCCGCATTGCGCAGGCGTTCGCCATCATCTCCATCTTTGTTTACTTCGCGGCCTTTGTCATGGGCTTAGTTTTGCTGTACGGCTGCACTATTCACCGCTGGGTttgcctggcgctgaacaTCGTTGGCGCGGTCACCTTGTTCATTGTGTGGGCGGCCATGGTGGTGACATACAACAAGGGAGAGAGTCCCCGTTGCCCTCCTCTCAAGGAGGTCAGCTATTATGCTGCCGGGTTCGTTCTCTTCCTGCTGGCCTGGATACTGGATATCCTCAACATGATCATCCTGCTGCTCCCGTGCACGGTCCCGGCCACTAAAGCGAACGAGAAGCCGGagtcgccgacagcgcaagAGTAG